A region of Drosophila suzukii chromosome 2L, CBGP_Dsuzu_IsoJpt1.0, whole genome shotgun sequence DNA encodes the following proteins:
- the dbf gene encoding uncharacterized protein dbf, which translates to MRPQMHWPVIHEQIAMQCARNIVRVASALPQPQPRCPSGHVAVLVELRRVDEPTVHRYQVNVPPTGWPSGDSQGSEAQEQEGFQQLVLPGTLETMGHKIPQPERPPCPMHGHAILDAGNTTKIWSPDSHSGPPPLVMTQCSMHMVNGQNPKEFATFSEPVVAGDSPDVLRAHFMASLYQQHASPLTYSDIWVQGEAPGHLPQGESAPQPPIPQLCLGENNEYVATSEARRINGLKASPKRTPRNGNGNRNGNGKGIEPRRMAELCLDSNGDYVPNEQLQRPFNTHRSQVIPNDMRREQPYNGQLQSHQVESPPKGLNGYKGELCGYGYIGKDPGKPKNGYKDQPMAFSERGNVLGQMQAQDPSQMMGRVAMIEPRIRQVAPIVPLNNPSLRSLPAVTVPPAPPQAYPRELQELFRWNYCALCHTVMRSQRNALDHYASRAHDRRLSSWLVRQSPTGHAGQAGQAVGAVGVSEETLQYLRSARPADFYCELCDLKLTSVMHAEQHFCGRRHRLVARQMIKPNGEGFYDPEGKWVRTDAKFLMCELCDVSITSESQMAMHMAGTRHRRRVHSIYAAGCAEAMALGVGMNVGMNVGVGVGVGVGLAPFNGGQVYGLNANGSLAPLRPIGLQILPAPQPRPLADPSYYCEACNITLNHLKSVRQHEQGRMHRRNLHRLPGQPVFYE; encoded by the exons ATGCGTCCGCAGATGCATTGGCCCGTCATCCACGAGCAGATCGCGATGCAGTGCGCCCGGAACATAGTGCGTGTGGCCTCCGCCTTGCCGCAACCGCAGCCACGCTGTCCATCCGGCCATGTGGCAGTGCTCGTAGAGCTGCGCCGCGTGGACGAGCCTACCGTGCACCGCTACCAGGTGAACGTGCCGCCCACGGGCTGGCCGTCTGGTGATTCCCAGGGGTCGGAGGCACAGGAACAGGAGGGCTTTCAGCAGCTGGTGCTCCCCGGAACCCTGGAAACGATGGGCCACAAGATTCCTCAGCCGGAGAGACCTCCATGTCCCATGCACGGCCATGCTATTCTGGACGCTGGCAACACCACCAAAATCTGGTCGCCGGACTCCCACTCTGGGCCACCTCCTCTAGTGATGACCCAGTGCTCCATGCACATGGTGAATGGCCAGAACCCTAAGGAATTTGCCACCTTCAGTGAGCCCGTCGTGGCTGGCGATTCACCGGACGTCCTGAGGGCGCACTTTATGGCCAGTCTCTACCAGCAGCATGCCAGTCCCCTCACCTACTCGGACATCTGGGTGCAGGGAGAAGCTCCGGGGCATCTGCCCCAAGGGGAGTCCGCACCTCAACCTCCCATCCCGCAGCTCTGTTTGGGGGAGAACAACGAGTATGTGGCCACCTCGGAGGCACGACGCATCAATGGGCTCAAGGCGTCTCCCAAAAGAACTCCTCGAAACGGAAATGGAAATAGAAACGGAAACGGGAAGGGAATAGAGCCACGCAGGATGGCCGAGCTGTGCCTGGACAGCAACGGGGACTACGTGCCCAATGAGCAGCTGCAGCGTCCTTTCAACACCCACCGCTCGCAGGTGATTCCCAACGATATGAGAAGGGAGCAGCCCTACAATGGGCAACTTCAGAGCCACCAGGTGGAGTCGCCACCCAAGGGACTCAACGGCTACAAGGGCGAGCTCTGCGGATATGGTTACATCGGCAAGGATCCCGGCAAGCCCAAGAACGGCTACAAGGATCAGCCGATGGCGTTTTCGGAGCGAGGAAATGTCCTGGGCCAGATGCAGGCACAGGACCCGAGTCAAATGATGGGTCGTGTGGCAATGATCGAGCCGCGCATTCGCCAGGTGGCACCCATTGTCCCGCTGAACAACCCGTCCTTGCGCAGTCTACCAG CAGTGACGGTGCCCCCGGCGCCACCTCAGGCCTATCCTCGGGAGCTGCAGGAGCTCTTCCGCTGGAACTACTGTGCCCTGTGCCACACGGTCATGCGGTCGCAGCGAAATGCGCTGGACCACTACGCGTCGCGGGCGCACGACCGCCGGCTGAGCTCCTGGCTGGTGCGCCAGAGCCCCACTGGCCATGCTGGTCAGGCGGGACAGGCTGTGGGCGCCGTGGGCGTGTCGGAGGAGACGCTGCAGTACTTGCGCTCCGCCCGCCCGGCGGACTTCTACTGCGAACTGTGCGACCTCAAGCTGACCTCGGTGATGCACGCCGAGCAGCACTTCTGTGGGCGCCGCCACCGCCTGGTGGCCCGCCAGATGATCAAACCGAACGGAGAGGGCTTCTACGATCCGGAGGGCAAGTGGGTGCGCACGGACGCCAAGTTCCTGATGTGCGAGCTGTGCGACGTGAGCATCACCTCGGAGTCCCAGATGGCCATGCACATGGCGGGCACCCGTCACCGGAGGCGGGTGCACTCCATCTATGCGGCTGGATGCGCCGAGGCCATGGCCTTGGGTGTGGGTATGAACGTGGGCATGAATgtgggcgtgggcgtgggcgtgggTGTGGGTCTGGCCCCCTTCAATGGCGGGCAGGTGTACGGGCTGAACGCCAATGGATCCCTGGCCCCCCTGAGGCCCATAGGCCTGCAGATCCTCCCAGCCCCGCAGCCACGTCCCCTTGCCGATCCCTCCTACTACTGTGAGGCATGCAACATCACGCTGAACCATTTGAAGTCGGTGCGGCAGCACGAGCAGGGACGCATGCATCGCCGCAATCTGCACAGGCTTCCGGGACAACCGGTATTCTACGAGTGA
- the LOC108012210 gene encoding uncharacterized protein — translation MIRTRRSKKTRRVPMEEIANFDDDPEFRVLLMDIIRVLESIPEAA, via the coding sequence ATGATACGAACCAGGAGGTCGAAGAAAACAAGGAGGGTTCCCATGGAAGAGATTGCTAATTTCGACGACGATCCTGAATTTCGAGTACTGCTAATGGATATTATACGTGTTCTGGAATCGATTCCCGAAGCAGCTTGA
- the LOC108021564 gene encoding uro-adherence factor A, with product MTIVLNLAICVFLLLGTVVPSKCEMQNPDIDLLVQLHTGTDEQSQSQIQNIRTDGPHLESSAQSQSQLQNIGTGGPHIESSAQSQSQLQSIETDGPHLESSAQSQSQLQNIGTGGPHIERAAQSQSQLQTANRIAELERKLQELKTKNLISLISSAPDTLPQPTQGNEQSSDLLTKLNSQLQSQRQSLLRSQLKSLRSLPQRQSQLQSQSQLSGSLSQTQSQLNSLSRIQSQLDSLSSRSLSQRQSQLQSLSLSPGSLFQAQSQLNSHSSGLLSQIQSQLNSHPSGSLSQRQSQLQSLSLSPGSLSQAQSQLNSHSSGLLSQIQSQLNSHSSGSLSQRLSQKQSLSLSRGSLSQRQSQVNSQSSGPRSHAQSELNSHSPGSLSQRQSQLNSHSSGLLSQIQSQLNSLSSRSLSHRQSQFQSLSLSPGSLSQAQSQLNSHSSGLLSQMQSQLNSHPSGSLSQRQSQLQSLSLSPGSLSHAQTQLNSLSSGLLSQIQSQLNSHSSGSLSQRLSQKQSLSLSRGSLSQRQSQVNSQSSGPLYQAQLHLNSHSPGSLSQRQSQLNSHSFGLLSQIQSPLNSHPSGSLSQRQSQLQSLSLSPGSPSKTQSQLNSHSSGLLSQIQSQLNSHPSGSLSQRQSQLQSLSLSPGSLSHAQTQLNSLSSGLLSQIQSQLNSLSSRSLSHRQSQFQSLSLSPGSLSQAQSQLNSHSSGLLSQMQSQLNSHPSGSLSQRQSQLQSLSLSPGSLSHAQTQLNSLSSGLLSQIQSQLNSHSSGSLSQRLSQKQSLSLSRGSLSQRQSQVNSQSSGPLSQAQSQLNSHSPGSLSQRQSQLNSHSSGLLSQIQSQLNSHPSGSLSQRQSQLQSLSLSRGSLFQRQSQVNSQSSGPLSQIQSQYSSHSSGSLSQRQSQKQSLSLLSGSLSQTQPQLNSHSSGLLSKMQSHLNSQLSDSLSQIQSQLQTQSQSHLRAQNPAVSFIPYGSLLPRRSPLPVFPPKPKAILQTDLLKNAKISVVTSEYKFYSPPKYHSQTDILDDSKLTTVHLIEKYGYPSETHFANSDDGYKLCVHRIPRPGAKPVLLVHGLMSSSASWVELGPKNGLAYILYRKGYDVWMLNTRGNKYSREQTGPRKKPRKYWNFSFHEIGKYDVPATIDLILKRTNEPMLQYIGHSQGSTVFFVMCSEKPKYANKVQLMQALSPTVYLQENRSPVLKFISMFKGKYSMLLNLLGGYEISAKTKLIEQFRQHICSTSELASQICAIFDFVLCGFDWKSFNKTLTPIVAAHASQGASAKQIYHYAQLQGDQNFQHFDHGPVLNRVRYESSAPPAYNLSQTTTKVVIHHGEGDWLGSDSDVNRLQQSLPNLVESRKVNYDGFSHFDFTLSKDVRPLVYSHVLRHLSVQLPG from the exons ATGACTATAGTTCTTAATCTCGCGATATGTGTCTTCCTTTTACTTGGTACTGTCGTACCCAGCAAGTGTGAGATGCAAAATCCAGATATAGACCTTCTGGTTCAACTGCATACTGGTACGGATGAACAGTCGCAGTCGCAGATTCAG AATATTCGAACTGACGGACCACATCTAGAAAGCTCTGCACAGTCACAATCGCAGTTGCAG AACATTGGAACTGGCGGTCCACATATAGAAAGCTCTGCACAGTCGCAATCGCAGTTGCAG AGCATTGAAACTGACGGTCCACATCTAGAAAGCTCTGCACAGTCGCAATCGCAGTTGCAG AACATTGGAACTGGCGGTCCACATATAGAAAGAGCTGCACAGTCGCAATCGCAATTGCAG ACGGCCAATAGAATTGCTGAATTGGAAAGAAAGTTACAAGAACTAAAGACCAAAAACCTTATAAGCCTTATAAGTTCGGCGCCGGATACCCTGCCTCAGCCGACTCAGGGCAACGAACAGTCGTCAGATTTACTGACTAAACTAAATTCCCAGCTACAGTCCCAACGACAGTCTCTCTTACGGTCCCAGTTAAAGTCATTAAGATCTTTGCCCCAGAGACAGTCACAGTTACAGTCCCAATCGCAGTTATCAGGATCACTTTCCCAAACACAGTCCCAGTTGAATTCACTGTCCCGAATACAGTCACAGCTAGACTCACTTTCATCACGATCACTGTCCCAGAGACAGTCACAGTTACAGTCCCTATCGTTGTCACCAGGATCACTCTTCCAAGCACAGTCCCAGTTGAATTCACATTCTTCTGGACTACTGTCCCAAATACAGTCACAGTTAAACTCACATCCATCAGGATCCCTGTCCCAGAGACAGTCACAGTTGCAGTCCCTATCGCTGTCACCAGGATCACTTTCCCAAGCACAGTCCCAGTTGAATTCACATTCTTCTGGACTACTGTCCCAAATTCAGTCGCAGTTAAACTCACATTCATCAGGATCACTGTCCCAAAGACTGTCGCAGAAACAGTCCCTATCGCTGTCACGAGGATCACTTTCCCAAAGACAGTCCCAAGTGAACTCACAGTCTTCTGGACCACGGTCCCACGCACAGTCAGAGCTAAACTCACATTCACCAGGATCACTGTCCCAGAGACAGTCCCAGTTGAATTCACATTCTTCTGGACTACTGTCCCAAATACAGTCACAGTTAAACTCACTTTCATCACGATCACTGTCCCACAGACAGTCACAGTTTCAGTCCCTATCGCTGTCACCAGGATCACTTTCCCAAGCACAGTCCCAGTTGAATTCACATTCTTCTGGACTACTGTCCCAAATGCAGTCACAGTTAAACTCACATCCATCAGGATCCCTGTCCCAGAGACAGTCACAGTTGCAGTCCCTATCGCTGTCACCAGGATCACTTTCCCATGCACAGACCCAGTTGAATTCACTTTCTTCTGGACTACTGTCCCAAATTCAGTCACAGTTAAACTCACATTCATCAGGATCACTGTCCCAAAGACTGTCGCAGAAACAGTCCCTATCGCTGTCCCGAGGATCACTTTCCCAAAGACAGTCCCAAGTGAACTCACAGTCTTCTGGACCACTGTACCAAGCACAGTTACACTTAAACTCACATTCACCAGGATCACTGTCCCAGAGACAGTCCCAGTTGAATTCACATTCTTTTGGACTACTGTCCCAAATACAGTCACCGTTAAACTCACATCCATCAGGATCCCTGTCCCAGAGACAGTCACAGTTACAGTCTCTATCGCTATCACCAGGATCACCTTCAAAAACACAGTCCCAGTTGAATTCACATTCTTCTGGACTACTGTCCCAAATACAGTCACAGTTAAACTCACATCCATCAGGATCCCTGTCCCAGAGACAGTCACAGTTGCAGTCCCTATCGCTGTCACCAGGATCACTTTCCCATGCACAGACCCAGTTGAATTCACTTTCTTCTGGACTACTGTCCCAAATTCAGTCACAGTTAAACTCACTTTCATCACGATCACTGTCCCACAGACAGTCACAGTTTCAGTCCCTATCGCTGTCACCAGGATCACTTTCCCAAGCACAGTCCCAGTTGAATTCACATTCTTCTGGACTACTGTCCCAAATGCAGTCACAGTTAAACTCACATCCATCAGGATCCCTGTCCCAGAGACAGTCACAGTTGCAGTCCCTATCGCTGTCACCAGGATCACTTTCCCATGCACAGACCCAGTTGAATTCACTTTCTTCTGGACTACTGTCCCAAATTCAGTCACAGTTAAACTCACATTCATCAGGATCACTGTCCCAAAGACTGTCGCAGAAACAGTCCCTATCGCTGTCCCGAGGATCACTTTCCCAAAGACAGTCCCAAGTGAACTCACAGTCTTCTGGACCACTGTCCCAAGCACAGTCACAGTTAAACTCCCATTCACCAGGATCACTGTCCCAGAGACAGTCCCAGTTAAATTCACATTCTTCTGGATTACTGTCCCAAATACAGTCACAGTTAAACTCACATCCATCAGGATCCCTGTCCCAGAGACAGTCACAGTTACAGTCCCTATCGCTGTCACGAGGATCACTTTTCCAAAGACAGTCCCAAGTGAACTCACAGTCTTCTGGACCACTATCCCAAATTCAGTCACAGTATAGCTCACATTCATCAGGATCACTGTCCCAGAGACAGTCGCAGAAACAGTCCCTATCGCTGTTATCAGGATCACTTTCCCAAACACAGCCTCAGTTGAATTCACATTCTTCTGGACTACTGTCCAAAATGCAGTCGCACTTAAACTCGCAGTTATCAGACTCACTGTCCCAAATACAGTCACAGTTACAGACCCAATCGCAATCACATTTGAGAGCACAGAACCCTGCAGTTTCATTCATTCCATATGGCTCCCTGCTACCGCGACGTTCCCCTTTACCAGTCTTTCCGCCTAAACCAAAAGCAATTTTGCAAACAGATCTATTAAAAAATGCTAAAATCAGCGTGGTTACTTCTGAGTACAAATTCTACAGCCCACCGAAATACCACTCCCAGACGGACATCTTGGATGACTCCAAACTGACAACG GTGCACCTGATTGAAAAGTACGGCTATCCATCGGAGACCCACTTTGCGAACTCTGACGATGGGTACAAGCTCTGTGTGCATCGTATTCCCCGTCCTGGAGCTAAGCCTGTCCTACTGGTTCACGGTCTGATGTCCAGTTCCGCCTCGTGGGTGGAATTGGGACCCAAGAACGGACTGGCGTACATCCTGTACCGAAAGGGCTACGATGTCTGGATGCTGAATACCAGAGGCAACAAATACTCTAGGGAGCAAACTGGTCCCCGCAAGAAACCACGGAAGTACTGGAACTTTTCCTTCCATGAAATCGGCAAATATGATGTACCAGCTACAATTGATCTTATACTCAAGCGCACCAACGAGCCGATGCTCCAATACATTGGGCACTCACAGGGCTCCACCGTATTCTTTGTGATGTGCAGTGAAAAGCCAAAGTATGCCAATAAGGTGCAGCTCATGCAGGCCCTTTCCCCAACGGTTTACCTGCAGGAGAACCGTAGTCCTGTGCTTAAGTTCATCAGCATGTTCAAAGGAAAGTATTCG ATGCTGTTGAACCTTCTAGGGGGCTATGAGATCTCGGCGAAAACGAAGCTCATAGAGCAGTTCCGCCAGCACATTTGCTCCACCTCGGAACTGGCCAGTCAAATCTGCGCCATCTTCGACTTTGTGCTCTGCGGATTCGACTGGAAGAGCTTTAATAAG ACGCTAACCCCCATTGTGGCGGCCCACGCCTCCCAAGGAGCCTCTGCCAAGCAGATCTACCACTACGCACAGCTGCAGGGTGACCAGAACTTCCAGCATTTCGATCACGGACCGGTCCTGAATCGGGTTCGATACGAGTCCAGCGCTCCACCAGCCTACAATCTCTCGCAGACGACCACCAAGGTGGTGATCCACCATGGCGAAGGAGACTGGCTGGGATCCGACTCGGATGTGAACCGGCTGCAGCAGAGCCTGCCCAATCTCGTCGAGAGCCGGAAGGTGAACTACGATGGCTTCTCCCACTTTGACTTTACGCTATCGAAGGATGTCCGTCCGCTGGTCTACAGTCACGTTCTTCGCCACTTGTCAGTTCAGCTGCCAGGATAG